A portion of the Glycine max cultivar Williams 82 chromosome 10, Glycine_max_v4.0, whole genome shotgun sequence genome contains these proteins:
- the LOC100780225 gene encoding uncharacterized protein, which translates to MAVTTPCINATEKKHWWLTNRKIVEKYMRDARSLIATQEQSEIGSALNLLDAALAIYPRLDEALELRARCLLYLRRFKDVADMLQDYIPSLRMANNDDSGSSVSSDSSLSREGVKLLPSSDSDQSFKCFSVSDLNKKVMAGLCKTCNNEGYWRYLVLGKACCHLGLMEDAMVLLQTGKRLATAAFRRESVCWSDDSFSLSNPLFSGDTPTTPPPESEAVTQLLAHIKLLLRRRAAALAAIDAGLHSEAIRHFSKILEGRRGAPQGFLAECYMHRASANRSAGRIADSIADCNRTLALDPTSIQALETRASLFESIRCFPDSLHDLEHLKLLYNTILRDRKLAGPTWKQLRHHNNLRYREIPGKLCALTVKTQELKQRIASGDTGNVDYYSLIGLRRGCGRSELQRAHLLLCLKHKPDKATCFVERCELADERDLDSVKERAKMSALLLYRLLQKGYTNVMGTIMDEEAAEKQRKKVLEAQVLMSNENLEDKKCNVSSPSTANPSVYQGVFCRDIAVVGNLLSQSGFNRSIPVKYEALSC; encoded by the exons ATGGCCGTGACCACTCCCTGTATCAATGCCACAGAAAAGAAGCACTGGTGGCTCACCAACCGAAAG ATCGTAGAGAAATACATGAGAGACGCTCGGAGTCTGATAGCGACGCAGGAACAGAGCGAGATCGGTTCGGCGCTGAACCTTCTCGACGCGGCTCTGGCGATCTATCCGCGGCTGGACGAAGCGCTGGAGCTGAGAGCGAGGTGTCTGCTATATCTGAGAAGGTTCAAGGACGTGGCGGATATGCTTCAGGACTACATTCCGAGCCTGAGAATGGCGAACAACGACGACTCTGGTTCTTCTGTTTCTTCGGATAGTTCGCTTTCGAGGGAAGGTGTCAAGCTTCTCCCTTCCTCCGATTCCGATCAGAGTTTCAAGTGCTTCTCTGTCTCTGACTTGAATAAGAAGGTTATGGCAGGGCTGTGTAAAACTTGCAACAACGAAGGGTATTGGAG ATACTTGGTTCTGGGGAAAGCATGTTGCCACCTAGGCCTAATGGAAGACGCCATGGTCCTTCTCCAAACCGGCAAACGTCTAGCCACCGCCGCCTTCCGCCGAGAGAGCGTTTGCTGGTCCGACGACAGCTTCTCCCTCTCCAACCCCCTCTTCTCCGGCGACACCCCCACCACCCCACCCCCGGAGTCCGAAGCCGTCACCCAACTCCTCGCTCACATTAAGCTCCTCCTCCGCCGCCGCGCCGCCGCCCTCGCCGCCATTGATGCCGGCCTCCACTCTGAAGCCATCCGCCACTTCTCCAAAATCCTCGAGGGCCGCCGCGGCGCCCCTCAGGGCTTCCTCGCAGAGTGCTACATGCACAGAGCCTCCGCAAACCGCTCCGCCGGGCGAATCGCCGACTCAATCGCCGACTGCAACCGAACCCTCGCCCTGGACCCCACCAGCATCCAAGCCCTCGAAACCCGAGCCTCACTCTTCGAATCCATTCGCTGCTTCCCAGACTCCCTCCACGACCTCGAACACCTCAAGCTCCTCTACAACACCATCCTCCGCGACCGCAAGCTCGCGGGCCCCACCTGGAAGCAGTTGCGCCACCACAACAACCTGCGCTACAGAGAAATCCCAGGAAAGCTCTGCGCCCTCACCGTAAAAACACAAGAACTCAAACAGAGGATCGCTTCCGGGGACACCGGGAACGTCGACTACTACTCGCTCATCGGATTGCGGCGCGGTTGTGGGCGTTCGGAGCTGCAGAGGGCTCATTTGTTGCTGTGTCTGAAACACAAACCCGACAAGGCCACGTGTTTCGTCGAACGGTGCGAGCTGGCGGACGAGCGCGACCTCGACTCGGTTAAGGAAAGGGCGAAAATGTCGGCGCTGTTGCTCTACAGGCTGCTCCAGAAGGGTTACACAAACGTGATGGGAACCATCATGGATGAGGAAGCCGCTGAGAAACAGAGGAAGAAGGTTCTAGAAGCTCAAGTATTGATGAGTAATGAGAATTTGGAAGACAAGAAGTGCAACGTTTCCTCGCCTTCGACGGCGAACCCCTCTGTCTATCAGGGAGTGTTTTGCCGCGATATTGCGGTGGTTGGGAACTTGCTTTCGCAATCGGGGTTCAACCGCTCCATTCCGGTGAAGTACGAGGCGTTGAGCTGCTGA
- the LOC100783461 gene encoding BRCT domain-containing protein At4g02110 produces the protein MMEATYPSPMFRGVRFVLRGFNPVAQNQIRFKLANGGGVDVGQYGGSCTHVIVDNVAYDDPVCVAARNDRKTVVTALWVEHSADIGMPVDATSVMYRPLKDLDGIPGAKDLIMCLTGYLRQDRDDIMTMVGLMGAQFSKPLVANKVTHLICYKFEGEKYELAKKLGTIKLVNHRWLEDCLKEWVLLPEDKYNKSGFELEMMEEEAKDSEQEAEDSKLGQSGGRKRKQSPLSSKIGIAATPGLSKSATEASNALPDSTGPQVLPNVNNGENSLTVPGNKSRPDQGSSFHNVDDSKVSYQAADISRHSTSCQLPNKYVKTSESKNADSPKAPGCQDLGNMGNTNSSDQQPDLNGDISESKKVASDLRETSASAAGVAHSNEKLRTASYSRKNQKGFTLPRILDESSGREGNNCDNSKVQKASEGVKSTSVEVSGKGNDFVKDEPISLLPQKRINKASFTKLKSRKKTSVPSANGKSQGLKVTSQVDEPPEADDYFSIGKDGINNSNTCLVSKPSGSTSNSLAFDELLSRNASPESVQCDNVCQNSSKMAVQSLSESKINGKPDITGSGMQQVGGNEVEQHTVTKNLDCSSLGNKKSCNVESAGCTKLDLGTEESNKLVSKSPRKKSVAKRSLGSKPKVGATAKQKKSLSLTKTTLQGEGETFSSGSKEVATGDARMHQGCPQIFDVNKTTEQETVSKNAGDRTEFLDDETEAPDDKCEYELGMALDEDLVHLSKKPDTAKEEKSEATYPATKCEEAMPPKNGTNKTEKQKTSSLAVKHQARKLPAGKVKATVSKYAEDDGDRTELVGDETEAPDGKCEPELRMALDEESHLSKKSDTATEEKSEVICPETKCEEPMPPKKGTKKTEKQKPSSLVVKNQARKRPAGKTKAKVAKELPKSMAVYGEKIPNETEHEPEIETMEEMPLPDDKSDQPAIQRNKSENFAEEKENRPIDGEQGKSNGSSTIKSSVRTAKIKSKKSGLNPSITESNTRVKTEAACFILSGHRLQRKEFQQVIKRLKGRVCRDSHQWSYQATHFIAPDPIRRTEKFFAAAASGRWILKTDFLTASSQAGKLLAEEPYEWHQNGFSEDGTINMEAPRKWRLLKERTGHGAFYGMRIVVYGDCIAPPLDTLKRVIKAGDGTILATSPPYTRFLSTGIDYAVVSPGMPRVDMWVQEFLKHEIPCVVADYLVEYVCKPGFSLERHVLYGTHAWAERSFDKLKSKAEEIVEELVAPEDSGDDHDHDIICKVCGSRDRGDVMLICGDESGSVGCGIGTHIDCCDPPLTHVPEEDWFCPKCSSNRNCSNNPSKRKKTVLSSSVYVR, from the exons GTTATGTACAGACCTCTTAAAGACTTAGATGGAATACCAGGTGCGAAAGATTTGATAATGTGCTTGACTGGTTATCTACGCCAGGATCGGGATGACATTATG ACAATGGTTGGCCTAATGGGTGCACAGTTTTCTAAGCCTTTGGTGGCAAACAAGGTTACTCATCTCATATGCTACAAATTTGAAG GAGAGAAGTATGAGCTTGCCAAGAAATTGGGCACAATAAAGTTAGTTAATCATCGTTGGTTGGAAGATTG CTTGAAGGAATGGGTGCTTCTTCCCGAAGACAAATATAACAAGAG TGGTTTTGAACTAGAGATGATGGAGGAAGAGGCTAAGGATTCTGAGCAAGAGGCTGAAGATTCTAAGCTGGGACAATCAgggggaagaaaaagaaaacaaagcccCCTTAGTTCGAAAATTGGTATCGCTGCTACTCCTGGATTGTCCAAATCAGCAACAGAGGCATCAAACGCCTTACCAGATTCTACTGGTCCACAGGTCTTGCCAAATGTCAATAATGGTGAAAACTCTTTAACCGTTCCAGGAAATAAGAGCAGACCTGATCAAGGCTCGAGCTTTCATAATGTTGATGACTCAAAGGTAAGCTATCAGGCTGCTGATATTTCTAGACATTCTACATCATGCCAGTTACCTAACAAATATGTAAAGACCAGTGAGTCTAAGAATGCTGATTCTCCAAAGGCACCTGGCTGCCAGGATCTTGGCAATATGGGAAATACAAATTCATCTGATCAGCAGCCTGATCTGAATGGCGACATCTCAGAGTCTAAGAAGGTGGCAAGTGATTTGAGAGAAACTTCTGCAAGTGCTGCTGGAGTTGCACATTCAAATGAAAAGCTTAGAACTGCAAGTTATTCTAGGAAGAACCAAAAAGGATTTACTCTTCCAAGGATCTTAGATGAAAGCTCAGGTAGAGAAGGCAACAACTGTGATAACAGTAAGGTTCAAAAGGCCAGTGAGGGTGTCAAATCTACCAGTGTTGAAGTTTCTGGGAAAGGAAATGATTTTGTTAAAGATGAGCCAATTAGTttattgcctcaaaagaggatAAACAAAGCTTCTTTTACtaaattaaaatcaagaaaGAAGACTTCAGTCCCATCAGCTAATGGTAAATCTCAAGGATTAAAAGTGACATCTCAGGTTGATGAGCCACCTGAAGCTGATGACTACTTTTCTATAGGTAAAGATGGTATAAATAACTCAAACACTTGCTTAGTTTCGAAACCTTCAGGCTCTACCTCCAACTCACTGGCATTTGATGAGCTTCTTTCAAGAAATGCAAGCCCAGAATCTGTTCAGTGTGATAATGTCTGTCAGAATTCATCAAAAATGGCTGTTCAGAGCTTAAGTGAGTCTAAAATTAATGGCAAACCTGATATCACAGGTTCTGGAATGCAACAAGTTGGTGGTAATGAAGTAGAGCAACATACTGTCACTAAAAATCTTGATTGTTCATCTCTGGGAAACAAAAAATCATGTAATGTGGAATCTGCTGGTTGTACTAAATTGGATTTAGGCACCGAAGAAAGTAATAAACTGGTTAGCAAATCACCCCGAAAGAAGTCGGTTGCCAAGAGAAGTTTGGGTTCTAAACCTAAAGTAGGTGCCACTGCTAAACAGAAAAAATCACTTTCCCTGACTAAAACTACCCTGCAAGGTGAAGGTGAAACTttttccagtggaagcaaagaggTTGCAACTGGTGATGCGAGGATGCATCAGGGATGCCCCCAAATCTTTGATGTTAATAAAACAACAGAGCAAGAAACAGTTAGTAAAAATGCTGGTGACAGAACTGAGTTTTTGGACGATGAAACTGAGGCTCCAGATGACAAATGTGAATATGAGTTAGGAATGGCCCTTGACGAAGACTTGGTTCATCTTTCAAAAAAGCCAGATACAGCAAAAGAAGAGAAGTCAGAAGCAACTTACCCTGCAACAAAATGTGAAGAGGCAATGCCTCCTAAGAATGGCacaaataaaactgaaaaacagaaaacatcTTCACTGGCAGTAAAGCATCAAGCTAGAAAACTTCCTGCTGGTAAAGTCAAGGCCACAGTTAGTAAATATGCAGAAGATGATGGTGACAGAACTGAGCTTGTGGGGGATGAAACCGAGGCTCCAGATGGCAAATGTGAACCCGAGTTACGAATGGCACTCGATGAAGAAtctcatctttcaaaaaaatcagATACAGCAACAGAAGAGAAGTCGGAAGTAATTTGCCCTGAAACAAAATGTGAAGAGCCAATGCCTCCTAAGAAAGGcacaaaaaaaactgaaaaacagAAGCCATCTTCACTGGTAGTAAagaatcaagcaagaaaacgtCCTGCTGGTAAAACCAAGGCCAAAGTTGCCAAGGAATTACCAAAATCTATGGCAGTATATGGGGAGAAGATTCCTAATGAGACCGAGCATGAGCCAGAGATAGAAACCATGGAAGAAATGCCCCTTCCTGATGATAAAAGTGACCAGCCAGCCATTCAAAGAAATAAGTCAGAGAATTTTGCTGAAGAGAAGGAGAATAGGCCAATTGATGGAGAGCAGGGCAAAAGCAATGGCAGTTCAACTATTAAATCTAGTGTAAGGACAGCAAAGATCAAGTCTAAGAAATCGGGGCTCAATCCATCTATAACAGAATCTAACACGAGAGTGAAAACTGAAGCCGCATGTTTTATATTAAGTGGGCATCGTCTACAGAGAAAAGAGTTTCAACAAGTAATCAAGCGATTAAAAGGAAGGGTTTGCCGGGATTCTCACCAGTGGTCATATCAGGCGACACACTTCATAGCTCCAGACCCCATACGCAGGACTGAGAAATTTTTTGCTGCTGCTGCATCAGGAAG GTGGATTCTAAAAACTGATTTCCTAACTGCCAGTAGCCAGGCAGGAAAATTGTTGGCAGAGGAGCCTTATGAGTGGCACCAGAATGGTTTCAGTGAGGATGGCACAATTAATATGGAGGCTCCAAGAAAGTGGCGGCTGTTGAAAGAAAGAACAGGTCATGGAGCCTTCTATGGAATGCGTATTGTTGTATACGGCGATTGCATTGCCCCACCTTTG GATACTCTGAAACGTGTCATTAAAGCTGGAGATGGAACAATATTAGCAACTTCTCCTCCTTATACTCGCTTCCTTAGTACAGGAATCGACTATGCTGTAGTTAGCCCTGGCATGCCACGTGTTGACATGTGGGTGCAAGAGTTCTTAAAACATGAGATACCTTGTGTTGTAGCGGACTACTTGGTTGAGTATGTTTGCAAGCCCGGGTTCTCCCTTGAGAGACATGTATTATATGGCACTCATGCTTGGGCAGAGAGATCATTTGATAAACTTAAAAGCAAGGCAGAAGAGATTGTTGAAGAACTCGTTGCTCCTGAGGATTCTGGTGATGATCATGATCATGATATAATTTGCAAAGTATGTGGATCCCGCGATAGAGGAGATGTAATGCTGATTTGTGGTGATGAAAGTGGTTCCGTCGGATGTGGAATCGGTACTCATATCGATTGCTGCGATCCTCCTCTAACACATGTACCTGAGGAAGATTGGTTTTGCCCAAAATGCAGTAGCAACCGAAACTGCTCAAACAATCCCAGTAAAAGGAAAAAGACTGTTTTATCTTCATCAGTGTATGTGAGGTGA